The genomic segment GTTACTGTGCTGTTATAGGTTCTTTGTCGCTGTTTGTTTTTCACCTTGTAactttttttgtttgattttatCTCTTTTAATGAAGAAGATTTTGACAATGCTGTTGCGTTGTGATTAATATTCCTACAGTTATGATCAAGATATACATGCCAGCAGCAATAGAAATGTAGACTTTTACATATGGCCTCGTTTTTATTCAACAGCCTGCATTTAGGGGAGATTATGATACCCAGCTGGGATATGTTTCATGTGAGATTTGCTTCTATCGAGcagcttatttttcttttcaaccaACTTATGTCAATAACTAGCACTTGGTCTTTTTGTGCCTAAGAGCCTAAGAGTGAGCATCCCACAGCTGCCTTCCATGGTGCGGGAAAGAGCATTGCCTTGGGTGGGTGGTGGTTATTATCACAAACTTGTTGCAGGATAGTGTACTTCTGGACAGACTGATCATATGTCATAGGTACTGTCGCTTGATCCACCGATCCTTCTCATGGTTGATTGGGTAGAACTACTTGGTTAGACTCTTGAATTTATTCTATGCTAGATTTGAGATGTCGTTTTCCTTATGTACGAATTCCACCAGGTAAGATCATTGCTAGAAAGCTTGAGATGGGCAAAAGATATCTTTTGGATATTAGAGTATCTATAGATAGTAAAGTATGTCTCAACTGGTCTAGCTAACTGTTCTCGATTTGACCTTTAACTTTAAATGGTTGACGAGAGATATTTTTTGTACCTGTAGGCTGCTTATCCCATCCTCCTTCCTGGATGGTAGATTGTCATCTTGAGATGTAGGAAACAACTTGGCAATAGGAGTTGCTGGTGCTTGTGCTGAAGGTATCACCAATCTGAAGATGATCTTAGTGAGTTAGACAATCTTCTCCTCCAGTTGTATAAGACGTCCCTTTGTCTCATTATCCATCGAGGAAGAACTAGCATCCATACTCGTCTTTGTCCTTTGATGTACTTGAAGCACGGATAGAACTTCTCTTGATTGCTTGTTGTTCATGTATTTGGACCATGAATAGAGGCCCCCATGGATATAGAGGATTAGAGCTTTGATACCAACCTAATCCGATTGGGGAGAAAGAAGAATTTCTAGCTTTGGTACCAACTTACTCTCATTAATGTAGAGGAATCTGGCTCTCCGTAACGAtccttttttgccgacgcttttcccAAGCATCGGTGCTTTTTGAACTAGCGTCATCGTAGACTATGGCTTAAGACGACGCTGATACGTGTCGTCAGAAGTAAAATTGACATCAAAACCTAGCGGTCGTTTCCCTCCTCCTCATTCTGCATCCCGATCAAGGCTagccctagctcctctcctcctctctcctctccaaCGACGAGCGGCCGACCCTTGTCCTCTCCGGTGCCGAGCGACGTCCGACGGCAAgcttctctcctcctccctcctctccgacgaCGAGCGGCCGACCCTtatcctctccggcgccgagcgacgtctgacggcaagctcctctcctcctccctcctttctGACGACGAGTGGCTGACCCTTGTCTTCTCCGATGGCGAGCGACGTTCGATGgcaagctcctctcctcctccctcctctccgacgaTGAGCGGCCGACCCCTGTCCTCTCTGGTGCTGAGCGATGTCCGACGAcaagctcctctcctcctccctcctctccgacgaCGAGTGGCCGACCCTTGTCCTCTCCGGTGCCGAGCGACGTCCGACGgcaagctcctctcctcctccctcctctccgacgaTGAGTGGCCGACCCTTGTCCTCTCCGGTGCCGAGCGACGTCCGACGgcaagctcctctcctcctccctcctctctggcATTTAATAGCAGGTGAGTTTTTTTCCCAACCCTCTCTggcatttcaaattttagaattaacCAAAAATTAGTAGCTCGTGGATTGGTCCATAGAAACAATGCCTATATGAAGTCCTTATTTATATGCATGATGTATTGTCTGTTACTTCTAATCTTATTTGCGGTGATTCGTGGTGCTtatttttggatacttatatggtTTTTTTACGTTATCTTGCCTCTTAGATTTTCCTCGGTTGTTATTGCAGCACTTGATTTTTCTGATTCTATGTAGAATTTCTGTAATCCTTCTTTGCATTTTGTTCTTGATTTTATTGGCCTTATTCGAAACCCccccaaaaaaggaaaaaaaatataaatgggCAACTATTTTTACGGGGCTTGTTTCTTAGTCCTCTGCTACAAGATAGAGAAAGAACATTTCATGGAAGTTTTGTTTAGGCGTGTCTGGGAGCATCACGAGCAGGATGGCCCGCTTGCTGTGGGTGCAGGataggtcttctgtcttttttacTGTTTTTTCTTTGGTTACATGGTCGAGGAGATTAGCATCACTGTAAACAAAAGAGAGAAGATGGAACCTCCGCCTGTTTTCACTGAAACAGTGCCCAGTTTTTGACAAATATTTTTCACTTTCAGAAAATTAACATGGCTTTTATTGTCTACTGTTGAAGGCTCAGTGTTTAAACATAAGCTTATGCAATGCAAAATATGGAGACCACAGACCAAACGCTCTGAAGCAATTAATGCTTCCAACCCCCAAACTGCCGGCCAATATTGGTAGGAAGGAGGACCCCGCAATGCATTCAGATAATTctaaataaatcttcacattatGTGCGAAGATTCTAATCCACCACTATAAACTCTAATGTCATAGACTACTAACTCTACCTAAATAAGAAATGAAAACCTTAAGCCCTTATAATAATTTCTACCGCATCAAACTACAGATACGTGCGCTGATGGAATCCAAGAATGACAACCTATGCAAAATATAGTAACTGAAAAACAGAGAAGGTCCCTGGCATGGTCAGCAACTGTTCTTGATATAGAAATGTTTTCTGAGTAATATTTCATCAGATAATAAGAAGTACATTATCAGTGCAAGGTCTAAATAATATAGATTAGTTTGGTTCCAATTCTCACTAATTGAATTAGTTCATTTCCAGGTTAAGGGGTTGGATGTCTTAATATTCTAACCCAGCCAgaccattatatatatatatatagtttataaACCAATCTCTCTTTGTGCCATTTGCCGTATGCCATgttggcaatagaaagattctttGTGATTATAGGATTGCTGCGATCTCTTTGCAAGATAATTGTTGACAAGGTCAATTTCAATTGCTCAGCTGGTCACATTGAATTAATTATCAATTCATatagattttatttattatttaactaatattgtTTCTTTTTGTGCATATTAGGTAACAACATGCTGTGAGAAAAATGATTCAGAGATGTTGAGTTTCAGTACACGTCCGTGGGATCTTCTTCCAATCAGTCCCTGCGGTCCCAGCAGCCTGACGAgccccagcagcacgagtcccaTTCTCAGCATGAGTCCCATACTCAGCACGAGTCTCAGTCTGAGCACGTTCCACCTACTGATTGTCCATACATGGATGACGTGCACATCCAGGGtaatttgatttatattttatatattaatttttcttacaatctaattatattaaatcatttgcctttaatattttaattaatggatggatattttattttatttttatagatggactggggagagtgaggagGACACGAGGACCCACTCGAGCATGGGATGTGTGGAGCCTATGCGAGGATGAGAAGATCGTGGTACATTGCAATGAACTAGGGCAGCCTATCAAGAGggctgcaagcattttatcgaTTTTTCTAGTATCGGTTGAGtggaagggtcagttgtgttcgctcaactatacgaaaagaaataaaatgctTCCTTCAAATAAGGTTGAGCTTATTAAAGTtattgaggtaaagaattgaatttgtttactattataattttattttttgatttaacattgttataacattctttaattactttgatgtagaaaaagtttttgctccctaaagagagccatgattgggtgctgaagtccgtcaaccgcaaGTGGAAAGAATATAGGGCCAAGTTAAAGGCTGATTGGAAGCACGATGGTatgacagaagaggaggttgcccgtGTTTTTCCTCTTGATGTAATccctcatcagtggagggagcttgtccactatTGATTTTCCGTGAaagctcaggttgtgtatattttttcaatactttatattgtatttactaataatttagattacaaatttatattgttcattctttttttgggaagacatattccaacattggtagagctgcacgagcctCTCAGACTATTCCTCATACTCCAGACTCGATGAGTTATGCTCGacgtagagctgaattcgtaagtttttttgaaactctttgaaattattttaaactgctctatcatatagcatatatcatgataactagcttgccaatatactttttgttatagatggatgataatgggagggagcctggtaaggtggagttttataagatgactcacacccaccgagatagCAGTTTTGttcggaagaagtcaaaagatatagttgtatgtattcatctttgaatctttcaacgatatttttattagttctattattggcatacattaatatgactttttcttttgagagatataggacaggttaacaactcttatttcagagcacgtcggggagtcatcatcatccgacgcaaccagtcatgtcgaagctcaggtgctcgctgaattattgggcccagagcgttatggtagagtgaggggttatggcgtGGAGGTTActcccactcagttgtctgcaaTGGGCATGTATACAAAAAATGCTGGAGAAGGCAGTACAATGCAGAAGTTAGTAGACTTCGGGCAACAATTAAAGATATGAAGGATCGCCATCAGGTAGAGTTGGTGGAGCTGAAGCAGAACCAACAAactttgcagtctcagcttgagCATATTTCATCTATGTTACAACGATTTCTCCCTCCTTAGGTAAATCACTTtatgtatttgatgactttatataattatcacttattttgtatgagttaatgattttcatatttctaacttctaaagtttctctttttttttgtagattcctgatacttcaacaactcgtagagatgatgatggtgcTAAATTTGGTCCCTGATACTTTTTAGACTGTTATTTAAggagttttatatgtatctttcttatatttttcaaagtacattgtaattataaacttattaatcatatatgacaatatgaatgttttgaaTGATTTGAATATTTCTGTTGATGTAAATGTAATGCAGGTTTATATTGATGTAAATGCTGATTTATGATATGCATGTGTttttctaatatattttttaaaaaattcctctcccgacgctttaaagcgtcgttaaaatccaGTGGCTGGAACgctttcgccgacgctttaaaagcgtcggtaaaactattcaccgacgcttataagcgttggcAAAAATCCCAGCAACTATGGCAACACGCCCGAGTAGTAGTTTATGCCGACACGTGTTTGTGTCGGCAAAAACGCCTACACCGACGCTTTTTTTAGCATCGGTAAATCCCGAGTTTTGCCAATGCTTTTCTTTAGCATCAGCAAAAATCTTTCCCACTCAGTTATCGCCGATGCGTTTATGACGCTTTCTCTGGCGTCGGCGgaatttttaccgacgcttattagTGTCGGTAAAGGCTGTGAAAAATGTCGGTAAAAGGTACTTTTTCTGTAGTGTGTAGAGGATCAAAGCTTTGATACTAACTTAATTTGatcgaggagaaagaagaattcGTGACTTTGATACCAACTTACTCCCATAAATGTAAAGGAATCTAGCTCTGATATTAATTACTCCTATAGATGTAGAAGATCAAAGCTCTAATACTAACTTGATCTAATTAGATCAAGATAGAATTCCATCAGGTAAGAGCATGGCTATCATATCAACTTACTCCCATAGATGTAGAGAAATTTGGCTCTAATACCAACCTAATTCgattaagaagaagaaagattttcTTTAACCCGCTCAACTaaaatctctcaaaagaaatcgagatgaagatggaagaatcaaaaaaatagggcttaagtccctttttattttattgattatCTACACCATCTAAACTGAGGTACATAGCTCATATTTATAATCCCAGCGAGATTCCTTTTTCACAATTTGGATTGGATTCCTCATTTAGCTAAAATAGGACTAGATATCCTACAATAAATATGACTAATAGTATGTGACCCACAATAAGGATCACCCATCatgcaaatctcaaagcacaccGAACCCCTTCATTCATCTATAGCACAGATCTGAAAGCACCCTTATTATATGGTCCACAGCTAAAGATCATTtgttgcatagatctcaaagcactttgAACACCTTCATTCATTTACagtatagatctcaaagcatcctTAGTATGTAGCCTATACTGAAAGATCACCCACCGCATAGAACTCAAAGCACTCCGAACCTCTTCATTCATCCGCCAacgcagatctcaaagcatcccTAGTATATAACCTAAAGTTAAATAAGGATCATTCACTgcataaatctcaaagcactcaaAACCACTTCATTTATTCTCTAGCATAGACAGCCCAACATTGGAAGGGGCAAGCATCGGAAGCCAAGCGGAGACTGTACGAGATGAAACAGCCTGAATAGCAGAGACAACCGCTTCAAAAAAAGTAGCTGAGAGAAAAAGGATCACCCGCCgtgcaaatctcaaagcacatAAAACTCTTCGTACATTCACTCTTAGTATATGGCCCATAGATAAAGATAACATATCACCCAGGTCTCAAAGCATTATGAACTCCATTCATctacacagatctcaaagcacctaTAGTATATGGCCCATAGTTAAATATCACCcactgcacagatctcaaagcacttcaaACCCCTTTATTTGTCCGCACTCTTGAGTGGGTGAGGGTATTTTGGTTGGCAAGCTAACAACGTCCACTAGTTGGGGAGCTAGAGGACTAATTTGGAAACTTGAAGTACTCATTTAGAAATTTTAAAGTTGAGGGAATATCTCTAGGGTAGGCCCTAAGTTGAGGGAGTGTCCCTATaattttttcttaatatttttaagcaatcaaaaaataaaatttggaaacCTACAAttgtttaataataaaaattttcaaattcaaacataagtattctctatttattctaattctaaatctgaaaagtgCTAGAAATAAATCTCCCATTTATACCCAATCAAATTTAAATCTAAGATGACCTATTTAATGAGTTGAGCACAACTTAAACAAATGATCAGATAGCATACAAGTTGATTAATAAAGACCCCTATTCAATATGTTACATGGAGATATTAGAATGTCTCTAAGGACATGATGTTTGTTTTTGAACCACAATTCCATTTTTAGCAATTAGATATTAATTTCGGAAAAATACTTCCACCCCAAatcatattttaattttctttttttttgactttcatTCTTCTATGATAATAGACGCATATTGCTGGTATTGGTTGGAAATTTTTATTTCTACATTTACATCAATATGATGCATGATGTAATGCTTTAGTCTATTCTAGAACATATCTCTTGTGCGTTGGCTTGATATTTTCCCTTTTAATGAAATTCAAAATATCTAAAtctaatatataagttttgtccTGCTTCAATTAGCATATAGTTCTTGTGATGTTGGTTTGAAAATTTGCTTTTTGAAAATTAAACTTCAAATAAACTTTAGATTTAGACATAATTTTTGTTCAaccattgaattcaaaatctctAAATCCAATACACAAGTTTTGTTCCACTTCAATTAGCATCTAGTTCTTGTCATGTTCGTttgagaattttcttttttgaaaattaaaCTTCAAATATAGTTTAGATTCAGACATAATTTTTGTTGAACCATTGAATTGATGTGCATATTCCTTTTTGCATATGTTTGgaatattcttttaatagtaaatttgaattttgaatttttttaatcgatgtgtaattttttttattttgtattaattgacacttatattttatgtatcattttttttccttttatgagTCAATATTACCTCGTAACAAAttaactatttatttttatttgatttgcaTATTTTTGGTTGGGAGACAATGACATGTGATTGTTGCCTGCCTATGTTTCTCTATGATCCATCATGCATTATAGTCCCTTCATCTTATCAGTGCAAATACCTCTAGACAAAGGGCCATGGCCATGGTCTGTGGTAGGTTTGGAGTCATCGCCTGCCCTTTAAAATCAGAAAGAaccaaaaaatcaaaagataagAGTAGATAATGACAACATCACAAAACCTAAGTCTTGAGTAAGACCTGCATGTACAATTAGGGAAGGCTAAAAGATGGAGAACCCCTCTAATGAAGGCCTAGGCTCATACTTCCTCATGTAGAAGGAGTCCACGGCATATATACCATACACCTATTAAGCAATCGGAGGCTAAGATTTAAAAACCAAAAGTTTAATCCCCATGCGCACTCTACAATGCTACAATTAGGGTTTTGATAGTACAAGAGCTTTCTAAGAAGTTAGATCAAGAGATTTTGGACTCTATCCATCCATTTAgatattctaaaaataaaagaaagtaaaagaccACAATCTACTTAACTAAGATACAAGAATTAAGCTGAAATAAGTAAGAAAATAAAGACACACACAATCTTATCATACAGGGCAAAGAATTGTTATTAAAATCAAGTCAATTACATGATATATATGGAGATCACAAGTTCAtagcaagaaaaataaaaaaaggggaaagaagaATTCTCTGGTAGTATATAGATTGGCATGATTTAACTTGTATCCAACTTTTTGGAGGAGGCCCTTAAGGATCTCCTCtatcttgaacttttctttgctTTAACCATTCTTGGATTTAAAATGGATCTTGCTCCTAGAATTTGGGTGATCTAGATTTAATAGAATTGTGGGAGAAGCTGAACGGAAGGCAAGGGGGATAGAGAAAGTTAAAGAGAATCTGAGCTCAAACTAAGAAATCAATGACTAGAAAAGAGCTCAAAAAAACTAACAGAGATCTAAAACGGGAGAATGAGATCCAATTCTCCTCCAAGGGGCTACTTGAGCTAGAGACAGAGGGAATCAATGCTGAAGTTTGGAAGGGAAAGTTAGAGCTCAAAATATCGAATCTctcacttttttttccttttctaattACTTCTGAGTGGATTTTAGTCATTTTTGGATGATCTTTCTTAGTGGATTAGAGATATCTAAGAAATACTAAGCTATGACAAGTAGACCAATATAAGTTCAATCCGAGCACCTTTGACTAGGTTCTAAAAAATCATCAATTATAGGCTTAtattatatatctattttttctATAGAAACTGACTCTTACAATTCTTTATatgatttttcttctttggtgTTACTTTTTCACCTTTTTGAATTGATGCGGACATATATTTTGGCAAAGAACATTTTAGAACCTGCACACGCTGCTCCATAGAATTAAAGCAGTTTTCCCACATGTAGGATCAAGACTAGGGCATCTCTTGGCGCAGCATTCAGACTGAAAATTGAAATTTGTGATTTTATTAAAGAGCTAGAGCTTTCTATTCCACCAGAAGATTTTTGGCCTAGGTGGAGCTTTCTATATACCGAGGATGTATCTGTGCCCTTACAACTTaatgttataatatttttttgtcctAATTGCATGAACATCAAGTTTGCTGAATTAACTAACCCATGCACTTTATCATTTCTAGTCCTTCCTTTCATGATTCTGGAATCAGAAGTTTGAACGTGAGAAAGAGCAGATAAGATAACAAGTCATCAAATGCCatcatatttataaaaaatcagTGCATCAAGGATTCTGTGTTTATTTAGTGGGTGATTGTGGTGTGGGAGTGGAAAGCAAAAGTCTATTGATACATGGCTATATTCAAAAATATGGGTTGGTTACGGTCTTAAAAAATTGTCTTTCTTTTCTCACCATGCAGTTGCAGCCATAAGACATTCTGTGGGTTAGTGCCACAAAGTATTCCCCAGGTGTTGATCAACATTTCAGTAGCCAAACATTTCAGTAGACAAATTCAAAAAGCTGCAGACGAGTATGCATGCTGGTTTTGTATCGgtgcatcatcatctgaattagACTGAAGTCCCTGGTCACACCCTGGGTAACGGTGCACAGCAAGCTGTACATAAGTAATAACAGCTGGTGTTTGTTACAGAATTCAATGAATTTCTCGTGAACATAACAACTGAATATGGTTCGTGTACAAGGCTGGCaaaaaataaatcattagtGATAGTTTCAAATCCCTTGAGCCATTGATAAGATTGAGGAAGCTTAGCCTCAAATAACTCATAATCCTCCAAACATGAAATCCCATAAACCATAATTACTAAACCTTCCCAAGTATCAGGATTTGCAAACTAAGGGTCAACGTAATCTCAGTAAGGCCCTTATAGCAACAAGCTAGAACTAAATCGAAGTGAAATTTGGCCTTCGGAGGCCAAATTTAATCCAAATATAGAACGTGGCAGCTGAATCCAGAGAAGACAAGGAATTAGTTGAAAGAGAGGTCCGGGCCAGCCAAATCCAAGATTTCCGGGGACACAACGGTTTACTAAAGATGAGCTAATCTCCAGGATTTCCACCGGAGCAAAACCGGCAGCGATTGCAACCGTTTCGAGCAAAAATGTGACCGTTAGCGCGCGGGTTCGCCTGTGTGAAAGAATCTCTAGAGGGTCAATCACTGCCTCTCTGTATTCTATCTGTACTTCGGTCAGTCGTTCCTCCTCACCtgatccttcttcctctctcgctctctccgtCTCTCTTGTGCGATCTTTTGCTCCTCAATCCTCTGATCTTCGTCTGAGAAGCTTGGAGTCCAAGAGAGGTCGCTGGGACGACAATGCTGCCGCCGGGCTTCTTGTTCAGACCGAGCGACGAGGTTCTCCTCGTCACCTACCTCAAGAACAAGTTACTTCAGTGGCCTCTTCCCTGCGATGTTATTGTGGAGGCTGACGTCTATGGATGCCACCCCCAGGACTTGGCTTGTAATCATCTTGTGCTTCTCCATTGTCTTCTTTTTTGATTCACGGTTTCTAACCCTTTCTTTGAGTTTTCTTGGGTTGTTTCAGTGGAGTATCTCATGGCAAACAGGGACTTCGAGTGGTTCTTCTTCACTTCTACCCCTCGGAAGCATCCAGGCGCAAGCGAAACCAGCCGTGCATCTCGGCGCGCAGGCCTGGGACGATGGAAGGCCACGAAAGGTGTCAAGAACGTGGTGGATTCCAAGAATAACACCATTGGGTCGAAGAAGAGTTTCTGTTACATGGAACAGAACTCGGACGGTGGCGAGAACAAAAGTATCTGGTTGATGGAGGAGTTCTCTATGCAGAACCTTAGAAGGAGAGGTAGTGCTGGTGAGATGAGGGACACAAATGAGGTGCATATCACCCTAAATAACTGTCAATGTTCTTGTTGCTGTGTTTTTCTTGAGTGTAGGAATTGATGTTCTAACGTTGCATCTCTAATCCTTTACTTGCAGTTGGATGACTGGGTCATCAGCAAGATTTACTTGACTCCAAAAGCTCGCAAGGCTCACGCTGATTTGAAACAATTTGCTAGTGCTACATTGGAACCCGCTTTCAAAAGAAGAAGGATAGAGGTGCCTTACTCTtctccatcttttcttcttcttattggTCTTCTTCTCCTATTTGACTTTTTGTCTGTCTCCTTTGCCGACTCCCTCTCATCTGATATTCTGATACCACAGCTAGAATACATGATGGTGCCACCTGGATTTATTTTCCAGCCAACGGATGAGGAGCTCTTGGATTTCTTCCTCAAGGAGAAGCTCCTCCATCAGCCACTTCCATGCGACATAATCAAAGAAGCCGATGTCTATGGAAACCACCCTAGCAACCTTACTGGtaaacatattatatatatatatcaacaccatgatctcttctttttcttattctctATCTATATTTGCTATGATTGAGGTTCCTAACTCGTCATCCTTTTCTTGGGTTCCTTTCTTTAGGTCAAATGGCCATGGAAAATAGAAACTCGGAGTGGTTCTTCTTCACCTGGACCACTCGAAAGCATCCAAATGCAGAAGCCAGCACAAGGGCATCTCGGGTTGCAGGCCAAGGTCGTTGGAAATCTACCCAATCAGTGAAGCTAGTGCTCAACAGCAAGGGCCAGGTCATTGGCTCCAAGCAAAACTTCATCTATATGGAACGCACCCCCTTGGGCAAGGAGGAAAAGAGCATCTGGTTGATGGAAGAGTACTCCATCCAGAACCTTAGAAGAAGATGTGGTGATGCAGCTATGACGATGGACCGAAACAAGGTATTTGTCATGCTTCCATAAATATCATATATCTCTTGTTAGTAGTTGCTAATGAAATATCTTTCATTATTATATTAACTCTGTGCCTCTCATCCTCTATGGCAGCTGGATGACTGGGTTGTTTGCAAGATTTATCTGAGGCCGAGTGCTCGCAAAGAATTGTGTGGTACAGAACTTCCTACAATGGAAAGCAGAGAGCTGGAGGTGCAAGAAATATGGTATCAACCTTTTGTATTACCAATTCAGC from the Phoenix dactylifera cultivar Barhee BC4 chromosome 14, palm_55x_up_171113_PBpolish2nd_filt_p, whole genome shotgun sequence genome contains:
- the LOC120113155 gene encoding uncharacterized protein LOC120113155, with product MERTPLGKEEKSIWLMEEYSIQNLRRRCGDAAMTMDRNKLDDWVVCKIYLRPSARKELCGTELPTMESRELEVQEIWYQPFVLPIQQITEGFDQEVEFCSYKSHDSSLQYPSPDELQENFESLPAEKILQQFADAPDTNSDILQLPTLDELEKIFEPPLADEILQ
- the LOC120113172 gene encoding NAC domain-containing protein 86-like, whose amino-acid sequence is MANRDFEWFFFTSTPRKHPGASETSRASRRAGLGRWKATKGVKNVVDSKNNTIGSKKSFCYMEQNSDGGENKSIWLMEEFSMQNLRRRGSAGEMRDTNELDDWVISKIYLTPKARKAHADLKQFASATLEPAFKRRRIELEYMMVPPGFIFQPTDEELLDFFLKEKLLHQPLPCDIIKEADVYGNHPSNLTGS